The Parasegetibacter sp. NRK P23 genome includes a window with the following:
- a CDS encoding lamin tail domain-containing protein, whose amino-acid sequence MKPIPYLHHLWTRIPGCLLVALLWAGAANGQGRVVINEYMPWPDNGCPVTSEFVELYNFGPGPANIGCYVLTDGDYSITIPANTILLPGEYYVIAGMDVLPSGCGNLTKSVTAQLNWNTCNCTSGTIPTTGAGLFTDGGSGAEQVVLLNSTGTVVDAVIRNLPAEPSASITTSSNSGCTPFTFDLDNMSFTYEVLGMSTGRGNTFARLLDGDCGWLKESKQSAGESNNSAGDNSSLSAVLTVTNGTACPSNGSAFIEVFASDYTSVFPMDYTLAKDADNDNQYTINDLYTLGTDNTAPNIPLDNLSEGRYKVVIASAMGCDLKSFSFNILPCGSVLNPLLPSSDTRPVETGFRLAAAPGSKQVLLQWKADRTEYRLAVYNSIGQAIHTEKLRVTSAGVFQHRFNMPGTAQGIFLLSLERTDGVPGKYIQRFFR is encoded by the coding sequence TTGAAACCCATACCGTACCTCCATCATCTATGGACCCGCATCCCGGGTTGCTTGCTCGTAGCGCTGCTGTGGGCGGGTGCTGCCAATGGGCAGGGGCGGGTTGTAATCAATGAGTACATGCCCTGGCCCGACAACGGATGCCCTGTTACCTCAGAATTTGTTGAGTTGTATAATTTCGGTCCCGGCCCGGCCAATATCGGCTGCTATGTGCTTACCGATGGCGATTACTCCATCACCATTCCCGCTAATACGATTCTGTTACCCGGTGAATATTATGTGATCGCCGGCATGGACGTACTCCCTTCCGGTTGCGGAAACCTCACCAAATCGGTTACCGCACAACTGAACTGGAATACCTGCAATTGCACCAGCGGCACAATTCCTACTACCGGAGCAGGCCTTTTCACAGATGGTGGAAGCGGTGCGGAACAAGTGGTATTGCTTAATAGTACCGGAACTGTAGTGGATGCAGTGATCAGAAACCTTCCTGCCGAACCTTCCGCTTCGATCACTACTTCTTCTAACTCGGGCTGTACACCGTTCACATTCGACCTCGATAATATGTCCTTCACTTATGAAGTGCTGGGCATGTCCACGGGAAGAGGCAATACTTTCGCGCGGTTGCTTGACGGCGACTGCGGCTGGTTGAAAGAATCCAAACAAAGCGCCGGTGAAAGCAACAATTCCGCCGGCGATAATTCGTCGCTCTCCGCCGTACTCACCGTTACCAACGGAACTGCCTGCCCATCCAACGGCTCCGCTTTTATTGAAGTATTCGCTTCAGATTATACCAGTGTTTTTCCGATGGATTATACCCTCGCAAAAGATGCTGATAACGACAACCAGTATACCATCAACGACCTGTACACTCTTGGTACGGACAATACCGCTCCGAATATACCCCTGGATAACCTTTCAGAAGGGCGCTACAAGGTGGTGATCGCCTCGGCGATGGGGTGTGACCTTAAGTCCTTTAGTTTCAATATACTTCCCTGCGGGTCCGTACTCAATCCCCTTCTCCCGTCTTCCGATACGCGACCTGTTGAAACGGGTTTCCGGCTTGCGGCCGCGCCCGGTTCCAAACAGGTATTACTGCAATGGAAAGCGGACCGCACCGAATACAGGCTGGCGGTTTACAACAGCATCGGCCAGGCCATCCACACCGAAAAACTCCGGGTAACCTCAGCGGGTGTTTTTCAGCACCGCTTCAACATGCCTGGCACCGCGCAGGGCATATTCCTGCTCTCACTCGAACGCACCGATGGTGTTCCCGGAAAATATATTCAGCGCTTCTTCCGTTAA
- the dxs gene encoding 1-deoxy-D-xylulose-5-phosphate synthase, protein MEITAGPLLRNINTPDDLKLLTKDQLQQVCEELRQYIIDVVSIHGGHFAASLGVVELSVALHYVYNTPYDQLVWDVGHQAYGHKILTGRRESFPSNRKYKGLSGFPKRSESDYDTFGVGHSSTSISAALGMAMAAKYRGEDRKSVAVIGDGSMTAGMAFEAMNHAGVADSDMLIILNDNCMSIDPNVGALKEYLTDITTSHTYNKLKDDVWNALGKLPIGSRFSREMASKLDHTIKGMLTKSSNLFEALKIRYFGPIDGHNITKLVDTLRDLKNIPGPKLLHIVTVKGKGYALAEKDQTKWHAPGLFDKITGEIYKKKFDLPQPPKYQDVFGHTMIELAEMNPNIMGVTPAMPSGCSLKFMMDKMPDRAFDVGICEQHAVTVSAGMATQGLRVFCNIYSSFMQRAFDQVVHDVAIQKLPVVLCLDRAGLVGEDGPTHHGAYDIAYFRCIPNMIISSPMNESELRNLMFTAQLDSNGYPFVIRYPRGEGVMPEWRTPLQEITIGTGRKLKDGKDVAILSLGHPGNFAAAAIRSLRSEGIDPAHYDMRFVKPLDEVMLHEVFSKYKKVVTVEDGTVVGGFGSAILEFMAQHNYQAEVTILGIPDRLVEHGTLKELHRECGYDAEGIADAVRAMLRETVTVETLLQ, encoded by the coding sequence ATGGAGATCACAGCGGGCCCACTGCTCAGAAACATCAATACCCCCGACGACCTGAAACTGCTTACCAAAGATCAGTTGCAACAGGTTTGCGAAGAACTGCGCCAGTATATTATTGACGTGGTGAGTATCCACGGAGGGCATTTCGCCGCCAGTTTAGGCGTGGTGGAGCTTTCCGTGGCGCTTCATTATGTGTACAATACACCCTACGATCAACTGGTATGGGATGTGGGCCACCAGGCTTACGGGCATAAAATACTCACGGGCAGAAGGGAAAGTTTCCCTTCCAACCGCAAATACAAAGGATTGAGCGGATTCCCCAAAAGATCAGAAAGTGACTATGATACTTTCGGTGTGGGACATTCCTCCACGTCCATCTCTGCCGCCCTCGGTATGGCTATGGCCGCGAAGTACAGGGGAGAGGACCGGAAATCGGTTGCCGTGATCGGCGATGGCTCCATGACCGCTGGCATGGCGTTCGAAGCCATGAACCACGCCGGTGTTGCAGATAGCGATATGCTCATCATTCTCAACGACAATTGTATGAGCATCGACCCCAATGTTGGGGCGCTGAAAGAATACCTGACGGATATTACCACTTCACATACCTACAATAAACTGAAGGATGATGTGTGGAACGCTCTGGGAAAACTGCCCATCGGTTCACGCTTTTCACGCGAAATGGCCAGCAAACTGGACCATACCATCAAAGGCATGCTCACCAAAAGCAGTAACCTCTTTGAAGCGCTGAAGATCCGGTATTTCGGTCCGATAGACGGGCACAACATCACGAAGCTCGTGGACACGCTCCGTGACCTCAAAAATATTCCCGGCCCCAAACTGCTGCACATCGTTACCGTAAAAGGAAAAGGATATGCCCTGGCAGAAAAGGACCAGACCAAATGGCACGCGCCAGGGCTCTTCGATAAAATTACCGGAGAGATTTACAAGAAGAAATTTGATTTGCCTCAACCGCCGAAATACCAGGATGTATTTGGTCATACAATGATTGAACTGGCGGAAATGAACCCCAATATCATGGGCGTTACACCTGCGATGCCCAGCGGCTGTTCGCTGAAGTTCATGATGGATAAGATGCCCGACCGCGCTTTTGATGTGGGCATTTGCGAGCAACACGCCGTAACGGTTTCGGCAGGCATGGCCACACAGGGATTGCGCGTTTTCTGTAACATCTATTCTTCGTTTATGCAACGGGCCTTCGACCAGGTGGTGCATGATGTGGCCATTCAGAAACTACCCGTGGTACTTTGCCTGGACCGCGCCGGATTGGTGGGAGAAGATGGTCCCACGCACCATGGCGCTTACGATATCGCTTATTTCAGGTGTATTCCCAATATGATCATCAGTTCGCCGATGAATGAGTCGGAATTGCGTAACCTGATGTTTACCGCTCAACTCGATTCCAACGGTTATCCTTTTGTGATCCGTTACCCGAGGGGGGAAGGAGTAATGCCTGAATGGCGCACACCTTTGCAGGAGATCACCATCGGTACCGGCCGCAAATTAAAAGATGGGAAAGATGTGGCGATACTGAGTTTGGGACATCCCGGCAACTTTGCCGCCGCGGCCATCCGCAGCCTGCGTTCCGAAGGAATTGACCCTGCGCATTACGATATGCGTTTTGTGAAACCTCTGGATGAAGTAATGCTGCACGAAGTATTCTCAAAATATAAGAAAGTGGTTACCGTGGAAGACGGCACCGTTGTGGGCGGATTCGGCAGCGCCATCCTCGAGTTCATGGCCCAACACAATTACCAGGCGGAAGTCACTATATTGGGTATTCCCGACAGGTTGGTGGAACACGGCACCCTGAAAGAACTGCACCGCGAATGTGGTTACGATGCCGAAGGTATCGCCGACGCGGTACGCGCCATGCTAAGAGAAACAGTTACGGTAGAAACATTATTGCAATAA
- a CDS encoding ScpA family protein, which translates to MAANTPSYQIKLPQFEGPFDLLLFFIERDELDIYNIPITRIIKDFLEYIHGQEQLNIELSSEFILFVSTLMRIKAKMLLPRKELDAQGNEIDPRQELIDKILEYKKFKEASTQLSEMEAIRMLMVKRGNLQKDLSNIGEEAGEGTEIQAISMFKLMKAFERVMQRLYDKKNQPVHTVVQYKYTMEQSREAMISLASHKKTMSFEKIFESCNDRVHAIFMFLSMLELVQMKFLKIMTGEGRNNFIIEYIEPENREIAEAGETPTPDPLLQ; encoded by the coding sequence ATGGCCGCAAATACTCCCTCCTACCAGATTAAACTGCCGCAGTTCGAAGGTCCGTTCGATCTGCTGCTGTTCTTCATCGAAAGAGATGAACTGGATATCTATAATATTCCCATCACCAGGATCATCAAAGACTTCCTGGAATACATTCACGGGCAGGAACAACTGAACATTGAATTGTCCAGCGAATTCATCCTTTTCGTGTCCACGCTCATGCGCATCAAGGCCAAGATGCTGCTTCCCCGCAAGGAACTGGACGCCCAGGGCAACGAGATTGATCCCCGCCAGGAACTGATCGATAAAATTCTCGAATACAAAAAATTCAAGGAAGCCTCCACGCAACTCAGCGAAATGGAAGCCATCCGCATGCTGATGGTGAAAAGAGGCAACCTTCAGAAAGACCTCTCCAATATCGGGGAGGAAGCCGGGGAAGGAACGGAAATACAGGCCATCTCCATGTTCAAACTCATGAAGGCTTTTGAACGGGTGATGCAGCGCTTATACGACAAGAAAAACCAGCCCGTGCACACCGTGGTGCAATACAAATACACCATGGAGCAAAGCCGGGAAGCGATGATAAGCCTGGCCTCCCACAAAAAGACCATGTCGTTCGAGAAGATATTTGAATCGTGTAACGACCGCGTTCATGCGATCTTCATGTTCCTGAGTATGCTGGAACTGGTACAGATGAAATTCCTGAAGATCATGACCGGCGAGGGCCGTAACAATTTCATCATCGAATACATTGAGCCGGAGAACAGGGAAATTGCGGAAGCGGGCGAAACGCCCACTCCCGATCCTTTATTGCAATAA
- a CDS encoding DUF3078 domain-containing protein, whose translation MKLTGLSAFVLLLSLSLSAQDATVKKLREDASKNVTKPNEQPEGWMQKGLLNINLSQGSSSNWSAGADKFTFANNLFLNYQALYKNGKNFFDNNFDVNYGMVNTTSTGFRKNDDRFDVLSKYGRQLDTSGVWFFTVMGNFRTQLTDGYRYFKTAAGADTSELSSSFLAPANLLLSPGIEWRPNNTFSVFLSPASSRWIIVSRRTNRLAELYGVEPGSTYRYEIGGFLTANYNKELAKNISYKGRLDLFSNYRNNPANVDVFFTNLLALKVNKWLQVTYNLDIIYDDDALKPEGSRWGTQIKSLLGVGFATSF comes from the coding sequence ATGAAACTGACCGGCCTTTCCGCCTTTGTACTGCTCCTATCTCTTTCCCTTTCAGCACAAGATGCCACCGTTAAAAAACTGAGGGAAGATGCGTCAAAAAACGTGACCAAACCCAATGAACAACCGGAAGGATGGATGCAGAAAGGATTGCTGAATATCAACTTATCGCAGGGGAGTTCTTCCAACTGGTCGGCAGGCGCGGATAAATTCACTTTCGCCAACAATCTTTTCCTCAACTACCAGGCATTGTATAAAAATGGAAAGAACTTCTTCGATAATAATTTCGATGTGAACTATGGTATGGTGAACACCACCTCCACTGGGTTCCGGAAGAATGATGACCGCTTTGATGTACTTTCCAAATACGGCCGCCAACTGGATACCTCCGGCGTTTGGTTTTTCACCGTAATGGGCAATTTCCGGACGCAGCTCACCGATGGCTACCGCTACTTTAAAACAGCCGCCGGCGCCGATACCAGCGAACTGTCGTCCAGCTTCCTTGCGCCCGCCAACTTATTGCTCTCACCCGGTATTGAATGGCGGCCCAATAATACGTTCAGTGTATTTCTTTCCCCTGCTTCCTCGCGGTGGATCATCGTAAGCCGCCGCACCAACAGGCTGGCCGAACTGTATGGCGTGGAGCCTGGCAGCACCTACCGCTACGAGATCGGTGGATTCCTTACGGCGAATTACAACAAAGAACTCGCGAAGAACATCAGCTACAAAGGAAGGCTCGACCTCTTTTCGAATTACCGGAACAACCCGGCCAATGTAGACGTATTCTTCACTAACTTATTGGCACTCAAAGTAAACAAATGGCTGCAGGTTACTTATAACCTCGATATTATTTATGATGATGACGCGCTGAAGCCGGAAGGATCGCGCTGGGGAACGCAGATCAAATCACTGCTCGGCGTCGGATTCGCCACCAGTTTTTAA